The following proteins are co-located in the Vigna unguiculata cultivar IT97K-499-35 chromosome 9, ASM411807v1, whole genome shotgun sequence genome:
- the LOC114162245 gene encoding pathogen-related protein-like — MTASRVAEDKYRPLLRQDIEENTKWRYGPPSYEAVNKLFEEGRTKVWAPGSLEEQVQTMVKQWEMEMFHKLDFQENRSVDPEKYIFSLNGRKGISLEEKRKLGGGYIPLLQTSLPEKLRPYNPYAETADSSHKAFTTAFPRGFALEILHVYSGPPQIVYKFRHWGYMEGPFNGHAPTGDIIEIYGMAIFTLDENSKIVKVEFFYDPAELLGGLLKGEFEGSAEDAVATSCPVLRNTG; from the exons ATGACAGCATCAAGAGTTGCGGAGGACAAGTACCGTCCCTTATTGCGGCAAGACATTGAGGAGAACACCAAATGGAGATACGGTCCTCCAAGTTATGAAGCTGTGAACAAACTATTTGAAGAAGGCCGAACAAAG GTATGGGCTCCGGGCTCACTGGAAGAGCAGGTGCAGACTATGGTGAAGCAGTGGGAGATGGAAATGTTCCACAAGCTTGATTTTCAGGAGAACCGATCAGTGGATCCAGAGAAATACATCTTCAGCCTAAACG GAAGAAAAGGCATAAGTTTGGAAGAGAAAAGGAAGCTTGGTGGAGGGTATATCCCTCTTCTGCAAACCTCTCTGCCAGAGAAACTAAGACCCTACAATCCATATGCAGAAACAGCAGATTCATCCCACAAGGCCTTTACCACAGCATTTCCACGCGGTTTTGCTCTGGAGATTCTGCACGTCTATTCAGGACCACCACAGATCGTGTACAAGTTCAGACACTGGGGTTACATGGAGGGTCCCTTCAATGGCCATGCTCCCACTGGAGACATAATTGAAATCTATGGAATGGCCATTTTCACG TTGGATGAGAATTCGAAAATAGTGAAGGTGGAGTTTTTCTATGATCCTGCGGAACTGCTGGGAGGTCTCCTGAAAGGTGAGTTTGAGGGCAGTGCTGAAGATGCTGTTGCCACCAGCTGTCCTGTACTCAGGAACACTGGCTAG
- the LOC114162848 gene encoding WAT1-related protein At3g28050-like, translating into MRELGVVALLLSIEFLDVIVYTLSKAAMKKGMNDFVFVMYSNALASCLLLPITLFFHRKRAPPPLTYSVVGQIFFNGVLSCSVQMLRFFGIGFSSPTLATAMSDLIPAFTFILAIFFRMEKLDWKTNSTRAKSIGTFVSITGALLITLYKGKAIINNHPSNKLFPKNLVSSEQFDWVIGAMLLVGHSFVLSLLFIVQTWIIRNYPAELIVVLIRGILVALLSVPASLISVKDSRALKLGFDVQLIAIICQAIFSVSFRSVVHIWVMGKKGPLYVAMFKPIGIVFAAIMGISFLGDSLYLGSVLGAAIVVIGFYGVLWGKSQERTKEESEDHTLESSSPVAPLLQNKRMEE; encoded by the exons ATGAGGGAATTGGGTGTGGTTGCTCTCCTTTTATCCATAGAGTTCTTGGATGTGATTGTTTACACTCTAAGCAAAGCAGCCATGAAGAAGGGCATGAATGATTTTGTGTTCGTCATGTACTCCAATGCCTTGGCATCTTGCTTACTTCTTCCCATAACCTTATTCTTTCACAG GAAAAGAGCTCCTCCGCCACTCACTTATTCCGTTGTTggccaaatattttttaatggcGTGTTAAG TTGTAGTGTTCAGATGCTCAGGTTTTTTGGAATCGGTTTCAGCTCTCCTACTTTAGCAACTGCAATGTCTGACTTAATCCCTGCTTTTACCTTCATACTGGCCATCTTCTTCAG GATGGAAAAATTGGATTGGAAAACTAACAGCACACGGGCCAAGTCCATCGGGACATTTGTATCAATCACTGGAGCCTTGTTAATTACTCTGTACAAAGGCAAGGCAATCATAAATAATCACCCATCTAATAAATTGTTTCCCAAAAACCTTGTTTCATCTGAGCAATTTGATTGGGTAATTGGAGCAATGTTGCTTGTGGGTCATAGctttgttctctcattgttgtTTATAGTTCAG ACATGGATAATCAGAAATTACCCTGCAGAGCTTATTGTGGTACTCATTCGCGGTATATTAGTAGCTCTACTATCCGTTCCAGCTTCTCTGATTTCAGTTAAGGATTCAAGGGCTTTGAAATTGGGATTTGATGTGCAGTTGATAGCTATTATATGTCAA GCAATTTTCAGCGTATCCTTTCGAAGTGTTGTTCATATATGGGTGATGGGAAAGAAGGGCCCTCTCTATGTTGCAATGTTTAAGCCAATTGGAATAGTGTTTGCGGCTATAATGGGAATTTCGTTTCTGGGTGACTCTCTATATCTTGGCAG TGTGCTTGGAGCAGCCATAGTGGTGATTGGTTTTTATGGTGTTCTTTGGGGGAAAAGCCAAGAGAGAACAAAGGAAGAGAGTGAAGATCATACGTTGGAATCATCCTCGCCCGTTGCCCCTCTTTTGCAGAACAAGAGAATGGAAGAATAG
- the LOC114164332 gene encoding WAT1-related protein At5g40240-like → MGKLTLPFVGMIMAEFAQVGLIILSKKVMAQGMTNFIFIFYSNTIAALLLLPISLLIHRFERPPITFSILCEFFLLGLLGYLAQAFGYAGIYYGSATLSTSMLNLVPGFTFVLAVLFRMEQLDWRKFSSLAKSLGTIVSIAGAFIVTLYKGPALLLGVSSANSSPKPLLSEDSNWILAGLFLAVDCVMASAYIILQASTLKKYPAELIVVFFYCFFVAIQSGVTCLVVERDISAWSLEPKLRLLAVLYSGVMGSAFQVGVSSWCLHQTGPVFVSMFKPLGIVISVVLGVLFLGDAFYLGSLVGAIVIVVGFYSVLWGKAEDIKDGGVRMIRYPKVGDEPLLEENSHEDNIQGH, encoded by the exons ATGGGGAAGTTGACTCTTCCGTTTGTTGGAATGATTATGGCGGAGTTTGCTCAGGTTGGGTTAATCATATTGAGCAAAAAAGTCATGGCACAAGGAATGACCaatttcatcttcatcttctattCCAACACAATCGCTGCCCTCCTTCTTCTTCCCATTTCCTTACTTATACACAG ATTTGAACGTCCTCCAATCACTTTTTCCATCCTTTGTGAATTCTTCCTGCTTGGACTGCTCGG TTATTTGGCGCAGGCTTTTGGGTATGCTGGGATTTACTACGGCTCAGCTACACTCAGCACATCCATGCTCAACCTCGTTCCTGGTTTTACTTTCGTACTTGCTGTTCTTTTTAG AATGGAACAATTAGATTGGAGAAAATTTAGCAGCCTAGCTAAGTCCTTGGGAACAATAGTATCAATTGCTGGTGCATTTATTGTGACTTTGTACAAGGGCCCTGCACTTTTGCTGGGAGTGTCATCGGCAAACTCATCTCCGAAGCCACTTTTATCGGAAGATTCTAATTGGATACTTGCAGGATTATTTCTCGCTGTTGATTGTGTGATGGCTTCagcatatattattttacag GCTTCTACTCTTAAAAAGTATCCAGCAGAGTTGATTGTtgtattcttttattgtttctttGTGGCCATTCAATCTGGTGTGACTTGTTTAGTTGTGGAAAGAGACATCAGTGCTTGGAGCTTGGAACCTAAGTTAAGGTTGCTTGCAGTTTTATACTCG GGAGTCATGGGCTCTGCATTTCAAGTTGGTGTTAGTTCTTGGTGTTTGCACCAGACAGGACCAGTTTTTGTTTCCATGTTCAAGCCCTTAGGAATAGTCATATCAGTGGTTTTAGGTGTCCTCTTCCTCGGAGACGCATTCTATCTTGGAAG TCTGGTTGGTGCTATTGTGATTGTTGTCGGGTTTTATTCTGTGTTATGGGGGAAAGCCGAAGACATTAAAGATGGTGGAGTGAGAATGATACGTTATCCGAAAGTGGGAGATGAGCCCCTTTTGGAGGAAAACAGCCATGAAGACAACATACAGGGGCATTAG
- the LOC114195856 gene encoding WAT1-related protein At1g70260-like produces the protein MEAKTKMSEVLPFIIMVIMEGWTIGLTIFAKTAITNGMSPFVFIVYTNALATILLFPSSFLSHQEDRKERPTFTFSLFMRFLFLGFIGITMTQSFLFLGLSYSSPILVCAMGHLIPTFNFLLSLILRKAELNLRSTGIQVQIIGIVVSIMGAVLAEFFKGPLIRPSSHHLKQTKQLLVFSSTPEFWLLGGALLATAFFSLSLSNFIQKETIQQYPEPMKLVSYSSLIGTILSAVVSCIVERDINAWKIKRNKDLILIVLTALVGGVIRPNIQVWLTRMKGPLYVSLFKPFGIAFATTFGLCFFSNSLHYGSVIGAILLGMGYYTVIYGQIKGNEEERSSEDSSEDSSDSLDKKIPLLQEKMEV, from the exons ATGGAGGCTAAGACTAAGATGTCTGAGGTGCTGCCGTTCATAATCATGGTGATTATGGAAGGTTGGACCATAGGACTCACTATTTTCGCAAAAACTGCAATAACTAATGGAATGAGCCCATTTGTGTTCATAGTTTATACCAATGCTTTGGCCACTATACTACTGTTCCCTTCTTCCTTTTTATCACACCAAGAGGACAG aaAGGAGCGGCCAACTTTTACTTTCTCTTTGTTCATGCGATTCTTGTTCCTTGGTTTTATAGG GATAACCATGACTCAGAGCTTTTTATTCCTGGGTCTAAGTTATAGTTCCCCAATACTTGTGTGTGCCATGGGACACTTGATTCCAACGTTTaactttcttctctctctcatTCTCAG GAAGGCAGAGTTGAATTTAAGAAGCACAGGTATCCAAGTCCAAATAATTGGTATCGTGGTATCAATAATGGGAGCAGTGTTAGCTGAATTCTTCAAGGGACCACTTATAAGACCCTCTTCTCACCACCTTAAACAAACGAAGCAACTTCTTGTCTTCTCCTCAACACCAGAGTTTTGGCTTCTTGGTGGCGCTTTGCTTGCTACAGCTTTtttctcactttcactttccAACTTTATCCAA AAAGAAACCATCCAGCAATATCCAGAACCAATGAAGTTGGTTTCTTATTCCAGCTTAATTGGAACGATCCTCAGTGCAGTAGTGTCGTGTATAGTCGAGAGAGACATAAATGCTTGGAAGATAAAACGTAACAAGGATCTTATTCTCATTGTTCTAACT GCACTAGTAGGAGGTGTGATTCGTCCAAATATTCAAGTATGGTTAACCAGAATGAAGGGTCCACTTTATGTATCACTTTTCAAGCCCTTTGGTATTGCCTTCGCCACTACTTTTGGACTTTGCTTCTTTTCTAATAGTCTTCATTATGGAAG tgTGATCGGAGCAATTTTGCTTGGAATGGGATATTATACAGTGATATATGGACAAATCAAAGGAAATGAAGAAGAGAGAAGCTCTGAAGATAGCTCTGAAGATAGCTCTGATTCTTTGGACAAGAAGATACCACTTCTGCAAGAAAAGATGGAAGTGTAA